Proteins encoded together in one Dermacentor variabilis isolate Ectoservices chromosome 2, ASM5094787v1, whole genome shotgun sequence window:
- the Fer2 gene encoding basic helix-loop-helix domain-containing Fer2 produces the protein MSASTSQAPPSQQQLQLAPAPPHYRHPHHRTAGHQHFPEDFGAAAAEFPAYEELAGFPCVASSGGGGASTSSAPAGAGGGSTPHPMRLEDAAGGRDSPGSPSSAELQRPACEFAARAGAGPLPPQALPYPTCLAGGGAGPTSADGFCYEYGASGGGGPIGGGGPLPCSAGGVPGFTGPYKVQRRAANIRERKRMMSINTAFEELRCHVPTFPFEKRLSKIDTLRLAIAYIALLREVLVSQYDPLTHIEKCLRGELKGEHAAEWNTSDLTARLSWINWENLGVNPNRRSVLTTLTLTADTIGCHNGTQ, from the exons ATGTCGGCATCGACGTCCCAGGCGCCGCCGTCCCAGCAGCAGCTACAGCTCGCGCCGGCGCCCCCGCACTACCGGCACCCCCACCACCGGACCGCCGGCCATCAGCACTTCCCCGAAGACTTCGGTGCCGCGGCGGCGGAGTTCCCGGCTTACGAGGAGCTGGCCGGATTCCCGTGCGTCGCCTCGTCGGGCGGCGGAGGAGCGTCCACGTCTTCGGCGCCGGCCGGCGCGGGCGGAGGCTCGACGCCGCACCCGATGCGCCTCGAAGACGCGGCGGGAGGCAGGGACTCGCCCGGATCGCCGTCCTCGGCCGAGCTCCAGAGGCCCGCGTGCGAGTTCGCCGCCAGAGCCGGAGCGGGACCGCTACCACCGCAGGCGCTACCCTACCCGACCTGCCTCGCTG GTGGCGGCGCCGGACCTACCTCGGCCGACGGCTTCTGCTACGAGTACGGCGCCAGCGGCGGGGGCGGTCCCATCGGCGGCGGAGGCCCGCTGCCGTGCTCGGCGGGCGGCGTGCCGGGCTTCACGGGTCCGTACAAAGTGCAGCGCCGGGCGGCCAACATCCGGGAGCGGAAGCGCATGATGAGCATCAACACGGCGTTCGAGGAGCTGCGCTGCCACGTGCCCACGTTCCCGTTCGAGAAGCGCCTGTCCAAGATCGACACGCTGCGGCTGGCCATCGCGTACATCGCGCTCCTGCGCGAGGTGCTCGTCTCCCAGTACGACCCGTTGACGCACATCGAGAAGTGCCTCCGGGGAGAGCTCAAGGGCGAGCACGCCGCCGAGTGGAACACCTCAG ATCTGACAGCGCGCCTGTCCTGGATCAACTGGGAGAACCTGGGCGTCAACCCAAACCGGAGGAGCGTTCTCACCACGCTCACCCTGACCGCAGACACCATCGGCTGCCACAACGGAACCCAGTGA